The following proteins come from a genomic window of Diceros bicornis minor isolate mBicDic1 chromosome 4, mDicBic1.mat.cur, whole genome shotgun sequence:
- the LOC131404403 gene encoding histone H4 → MSGRGKGGKGLGKGGAKRHRKVLRDNIQGITKPAIRRLARRGGVKRISGLIYEETRGVLKVFLENVIRDAVTYTEHAKRKTVTAMDVVYALKRQGRTLYGFGG, encoded by the coding sequence ATGTCTGGAAGAGGGAAGGGCGGGAAAGGCTTAGGCAAAGGTGGTGCTAAGCGCCACCGCAAAGTCCTGCGAGACAACATCCAAGGCATCACCAAGCCTGCCATCCGGCGTCTTGCTCGGCGTGGAGGAGTCAAGCGGATTTCGGGCCTCATCTACGAGGAGACCCGGGGTGTGTTGAAGGTGTTCCTGGAGAACGTCATTCGGGACGCGGTCACCTACACGGAGCACGCCAAGCGCAAGACGGTCACCGCCATGGATGTGGTCTACGCCCTCAAGCGCCAGGGACGCACCCTCTACGGCTTCGGAGGCTAA
- the LOC131404406 gene encoding histone H2B type 2-E, whose amino-acid sequence MPEPAKSAPAPKKGSKKAVTKAQKKDGKKRKRSRKESYSIYVYKVLKQVHPDTGISSKAMGIMNSFVNDIFERIAGEASRLAHYNKRSTITSREIQTAVRLLLPGELAKHAVSEGTKAVTKYTSSK is encoded by the coding sequence ATGCCTGAGCCGGCAAAATCTGCTCCCGCGCCCAAAAAGGGTTCGAAGAAAGCGGTCACCAAAGCCCAGAAAAAAGATGGCAAGAAGCGCAAGCGCAGCCGCAAGGAGAGTTATTCCATCTACGTGTACAAGGTGCTGAAGCAGGTGCACCCGGACACCGGCATTTCGTCCAAGGCCATGGGCATCATGAACTCCTTCGTCAACGACATCTTCGAGCGCATCGCCGGCGAAGCGTCCCGCCTGGCGCATTACAACAAGCGCTCGACCATCACGTCCCGGGAGATCCAGACGGCCGTGCGCCTGCTGCTGCCCGGCGAGCTGGCCAAGCACGCCGTGTCCGAGGGCACCAAGGCGGTCACCAAGTACACCAGCTCCAAGTGA
- the LOC131404405 gene encoding histone H2A type 2-C: MSGRGKQGGKARAKAKSRSSRAGLQFPVGRVHRLLRKGNYAERVGAGAPVYMAAVLEYLTAEILELAGNAARDNKKTRIIPRHLQLAIRNDEELNKLLGKVTIAQGGVLPNIQAVLLPKKTESHKAKSK, from the coding sequence atgTCCGGTCGTGGAAAACAGGGAGGTAAGGCTCGCGCTAAAGCTAAGTCGCGTTCGTCCCGTGCAGGCCTTCAGTTCCCGGTGGGACGAGTGCACCGCCTGCTGCGCAAAGGCAACTATGCCGAGCGGGTGGGGGCAGGCGCGCCGGTGTATATGGCGGCGGTTCTCGAGTACCTGACGGCGGAGATCCTAGAGCTGGCGGGGAACGCGGCCCGCGACAACAAGAAGACACGTATCATTCCTCGTCACCTCCAGTTGGCCATCCGCAACGACGAAGAGCTGAACAAGCTTTTGGGCAAAGTCACCATCGCCCAGGGCGGTGTTTTGCCGAACATCCAGGCCGTGCTGTTACCAAAGAAAACGGAAAGCCACAAAGCCAAAAGCAAATAA